GGTGGTGGTCCCGGCGCGCGGGGTGACCGGGACCCACCCGCTTTCCCGGCGGCGCCGAAATCACGACTCGGCGGCGTTCGGCCGCGCTTTCTGGCGTGCCTCACCGAAAAGGCCCTATTCTCACGCGCTGTGAAACTCCTCAAGATCGCGGCACTCGCCTGCGCCCTCGTGGTGCCCATGACGGGAACGGTCGCCGCCGACGCCTCGGCATTTCCGGTGAAAAACCCGGTGCTCACCAAGAACGCCCTGTACGACTCGGGCCCGCTGGCCGCCACGACCTGCACGGAATTACCGGTGGAAGCCTGGGACCGCGGCAAGGTGCAGGCCTACCTCGACGAGGTCTTCCGCTGCCTGGAGAACACCTGGGAACCGCAGTTGAAGAAGGCCGGACTGCCTTACGAGCCGGTCAAGGTCCGTTACGTCAAGCGCATGCCCAAGAAATACTGCGGCAGCAGCACCTCGGACGAGGAATCTCAGGCCTGGTATTGCGACTGGGACCGCACCGTGTCGCTGCAACTCGGTAAATCCTGGCTCGCCTACCCCGACGACCTCTTCCTGTTCAACCTGGCGTCGCAGATGTACGCCTACCACGTGATGAAGCTGGCCGGCCTGTACGACGCCGGCGAGGAGCTGCGGGCCGGCAGCAAGGCCGAGAACTACGAGCAGAGCCGCCGCGCGTACCTGCAGTCCGATTGCCTGGGCGCCGTCTTCATGCAGAGCGTCTGGCCGATCAAGGGCAGGACCACGGCCGACTGGGAAACCGTCGTGAGGATGGCCGGCGGCGACGAGCCGGGCGAGGAGCCCTGGTACGGCAAGCGCGCCACCATCCAGAGCTGGATGCGGGCCGGCTTCCGCACCGGCGACCCTGGCTCCTGCAACACCTGGGCGGCACCGTCGTCGAAGGTGGCCTGAGCCTGCTCGGCTCGCCGCAGCCGCCTCGGGCCTGAGTCCGCTCAGGCTCGCCGCAGCCGCCTCGGGCCCGAGTCCACGCCGCGGGCCGGGCGCCGAGGATGAGCTTCCTGCGGTCACCGCGATCGGCCGGCATCCCGCTCGCAAACCTCAGCCGGACACCGGCGCGAAGATCTGCGCCACGTCCGGCCTGGTCCTGATGAAGGCGAAGCCGTGCATGAGATCGGCCAGCTTCTGCACCCCGGCCCTGTCGGCCTCCATCGTGAACTCGCCGAGCCGCATGGCCGCCGCCACGTCCGCGGAGATCTGCGTGTACGTCGGCACCACCTCGTCGATGGCCTTGCGGTCGGCGCCCGCGATCTGCTGCCCCTTGGCCAGCGCCCGGTGCAGGGCGGCGGCCGTCTTCGGATGCTCGGCCAGCCACTGCTCCGTCACGCCCCACCCGTCGATCGGCACCCCCTCCGTGGGCCCGCCGATGGTGTCGACGATCTCGACGGCGCCGTCCCGCTTGGCCGCGCTCAGGAACGGCTCGGCCAGCCAGGCCGCGTCCACCTTGCCCGAGGCCAGGGCGCCGAGCTGGTCGGCGAAGGGCACGGCGACGAACCTGACGTCGTCCGGCTTGAGCCCCGCCTGCCGCAGGTGCGCGTTGACCACGGTGTGGCCGAGCGTCTTGAGCACGTTGACCGCGATGGTCTTACCTTTGAGGTCGGCCACCGTCCTGATCGGCGAGCCCTCGGCCACGACCACGGCGCAGAAGCCCGGCAGGCCGCCCATCGTGTGCTGGAACAGCTTGAGCTTGGCCGCACCCGAGTCGTTGATCGTCAGGAGTGACACGTAGCTCGTCAGGAACGCGTCCATGCTGCCATTGATGATCTTCGGCATGACGGCGGTCGGCGCCTGGATGATCTCCGTCTTGACGGTCAGGCCCTCCTCCTTGAAGAAGCCGCGCTTCTCGGCGATGAACAGCGACGCCGAGGAGGCGACCGGCACCACGCCGATCAGCAGCTCGGTCTTCTCCAGCCCGACGCCGGAGGCCGTGCCGCCCTGCTGCCCGCCGCTGCCACCGCCTCCGCCGCACGCGCTGAGTGCCAGCGCCACCGCCATGCCCACGGCTACGATCCTGGTCAGTCGCATCGCCACTGCCTTTCCCCAGTCCAGTGGTCCGGCGGAGGCCGGGAGCGCAGCCCGCCGGCGTCCGCATGCCGATGTCCGAGTGGAACGCGCCCGCCGGCGCTCGTGACCTGGCGGGCGTTCGCGCAGGATCTTGACTCTGCCGTCAGGCTACGCCGGAGGTGTTTCACTCCGCCTTCATCCGCGGACGCGGGCTCAGTCGCAGCCGCAGCTCCGCCTCGTCACCAGGGCCGCGCCCAGCGACGGCGCCGTGGCCGTGCTGTCGAACAGCAGGTCCACGGCCTGCCTGGCCATCGGCTCGAGCGGCTGCCCCGCGACGGTCAGCGACGGGGCCGTGTGGGCGCTGTCGGGCGTGCCGTCCAGGCCGATGACGGCCACCCGGCGGGGGACCGGCAGGCCGGCGGCGCAGGCGCCGGACAGGACCCCGATGGCCTGCTCGTCGGTGGCCGCGATCAGCGCGTGCGGCACCGCGTCCCGCGCGGCCAGGGTGCGGATCAGGGTGTCGGCGGCGGCGCGGGAGTAGGCGGAGCGCAGGAGCGCGCCCCGCCCGCCGGTGGCCTCCTGCCAGACCTCGCGCCGGCGGCCCACCGGGCCGGTGTCCTGCGGGCCGGCCAGGAAGGCGACGTCGCGGTGACCGTGGGCCCGCAGGTGGGCGAC
The nucleotide sequence above comes from Nonomuraea gerenzanensis. Encoded proteins:
- a CDS encoding neutral zinc metallopeptidase, with translation MKLLKIAALACALVVPMTGTVAADASAFPVKNPVLTKNALYDSGPLAATTCTELPVEAWDRGKVQAYLDEVFRCLENTWEPQLKKAGLPYEPVKVRYVKRMPKKYCGSSTSDEESQAWYCDWDRTVSLQLGKSWLAYPDDLFLFNLASQMYAYHVMKLAGLYDAGEELRAGSKAENYEQSRRAYLQSDCLGAVFMQSVWPIKGRTTADWETVVRMAGGDEPGEEPWYGKRATIQSWMRAGFRTGDPGSCNTWAAPSSKVA
- a CDS encoding ABC transporter substrate-binding protein, which encodes MRLTRIVAVGMAVALALSACGGGGGSGGQQGGTASGVGLEKTELLIGVVPVASSASLFIAEKRGFFKEEGLTVKTEIIQAPTAVMPKIINGSMDAFLTSYVSLLTINDSGAAKLKLFQHTMGGLPGFCAVVVAEGSPIRTVADLKGKTIAVNVLKTLGHTVVNAHLRQAGLKPDDVRFVAVPFADQLGALASGKVDAAWLAEPFLSAAKRDGAVEIVDTIGGPTEGVPIDGWGVTEQWLAEHPKTAAALHRALAKGQQIAGADRKAIDEVVPTYTQISADVAAAMRLGEFTMEADRAGVQKLADLMHGFAFIRTRPDVAQIFAPVSG